One part of the Thermanaeromonas sp. C210 genome encodes these proteins:
- a CDS encoding stalk domain-containing protein yields the protein MKRLTVVLLILALTAYFAPGALAHEQQKIPVFVDGLPVAFDVPPVIQNQRVLVPFRAIGEALNIEVSWDYLTRTVRATDGENSVVLPIGSNTAYRNGSPISLEVPPQILKGRTLIPLRFFGEAFGCRVDWDGALKEVRIASPPAAMTVIGFYALGDSRTSSWTNLFGMPYPRHAPGNTDIVDELALGWYSLDKDGNLLTRSRTGWQRPDGWERVLEAAEKYKLKTEMVVHVTDGDGTLSSLLADGKAMERAINEITREGVLYQGVNLDFEGLGYQDTGAELQAVRDAFTGFVAKLAGKLKVAGLNLTLTLHAPNSAYRGYDYQALGGLADRIIIMAYDYGTTPEPVDLVREAVEMARAAVPAEKLVLGISVPAETAASVLTKMGMAKRYGLDGIALWRLGLVPGEIWEALRSTIVPGNRPDLG from the coding sequence GTGAAACGGCTGACAGTGGTACTCCTTATCCTGGCGCTCACCGCTTATTTTGCGCCTGGGGCCTTGGCCCATGAACAACAGAAAATCCCGGTGTTCGTGGACGGGCTGCCGGTTGCCTTCGATGTACCTCCGGTTATCCAGAACCAACGTGTTCTAGTCCCCTTCCGGGCCATCGGGGAAGCCTTGAACATAGAAGTATCCTGGGACTATCTTACCCGGACGGTGAGGGCCACCGACGGGGAGAACTCTGTGGTCCTCCCCATTGGCAGCAATACCGCCTACCGCAATGGCTCCCCTATATCCCTGGAAGTTCCGCCGCAGATCCTTAAGGGCCGGACTCTCATACCCCTCCGCTTCTTTGGGGAAGCCTTCGGCTGCCGGGTAGATTGGGATGGTGCCCTCAAGGAAGTCCGCATCGCCTCCCCTCCGGCGGCCATGACGGTTATCGGCTTCTACGCCCTGGGCGACAGCAGGACCAGCAGCTGGACCAACCTCTTCGGGATGCCGTACCCCCGGCACGCCCCCGGAAACACGGACATTGTAGACGAGCTGGCCCTGGGATGGTACAGCCTGGATAAGGACGGCAACCTCCTCACCAGAAGCAGGACCGGCTGGCAGCGGCCCGACGGCTGGGAAAGGGTACTGGAGGCCGCAGAAAAGTATAAACTCAAAACCGAAATGGTCGTTCACGTAACCGACGGGGACGGTACCCTCTCTTCCCTTCTGGCGGATGGTAAGGCAATGGAAAGGGCGATTAATGAGATAACGAGGGAGGGGGTGTTGTACCAGGGTGTTAACCTGGATTTCGAAGGCTTGGGCTATCAAGATACGGGTGCAGAGCTGCAGGCGGTGCGGGACGCCTTCACGGGGTTTGTAGCCAAGCTGGCAGGGAAATTAAAGGTCGCCGGCCTCAACTTAACCCTCACCCTCCACGCCCCCAACAGCGCCTACCGTGGATATGATTACCAGGCTTTAGGGGGACTGGCGGACCGGATCATCATTATGGCCTACGACTACGGCACGACGCCGGAGCCGGTAGACCTGGTGCGGGAAGCCGTGGAGATGGCGCGGGCCGCGGTGCCGGCGGAAAAGCTGGTGCTGGGTATCTCCGTTCCAGCCGAAACGGCGGCCAGCGTCCTCACTAAGATGGGTATGGCCAAACGCTACGGCCTTGACGGTATTGCCCTCTGGCGCCTGGGGCTGGTGCCCGGGGAGATATGGGAGGCGCTGCGTTCCACCATAGTGCCCGGAAATAGACCCGACCTTGGGTAA
- a CDS encoding ABC transporter ATP-binding protein, which produces MVEVRNVSKRYGPTVALRGVSLELEAGRVLGILGPNGSGKSTLMRLMAGLSRPSAGEIRILGKPPGPSTRARVAYVPEVDCLYPSLRVEEMVDLQARFFADFDRTQAAELLEFMHLPPRAALRSLSKGQRARLKLVLALARRADLILLDEPFSGIDPPSRERILQGILATHRGDRCLILSTHLVREAEKLFDRVVFLSGGEIFLAGEAEALRQERGMSIDEIFREEYN; this is translated from the coding sequence GTGGTGGAAGTACGGAACGTAAGTAAACGTTACGGTCCCACGGTAGCACTGCGCGGCGTGAGCCTGGAACTGGAGGCCGGCCGGGTGCTCGGAATCCTGGGACCGAACGGCAGCGGCAAATCCACTTTAATGCGCCTGATGGCGGGTTTAAGCCGGCCCAGTGCCGGCGAGATCCGTATCCTGGGGAAGCCGCCCGGCCCCTCTACCAGGGCAAGGGTGGCCTACGTACCGGAGGTGGATTGTCTCTACCCCTCCCTCCGGGTAGAAGAAATGGTCGATCTCCAGGCCCGTTTCTTCGCCGATTTCGACCGCACCCAAGCGGCGGAACTACTGGAATTTATGCACCTGCCACCGAGGGCTGCGTTGAGGAGCCTCTCCAAGGGACAGAGGGCCCGGCTTAAGCTGGTGCTGGCTCTGGCCCGGCGGGCGGACCTGATACTGCTGGATGAGCCTTTTTCGGGCATCGACCCACCTTCCCGGGAGCGCATCCTCCAGGGGATCCTCGCCACCCACCGTGGGGATAGGTGCCTAATCCTCAGCACCCACCTGGTGCGGGAGGCAGAAAAGCTGTTTGATCGGGTAGTTTTCTTGAGCGGAGGCGAAATCTTCTTGGCGGGCGAGGCCGAAGCCTTAAGGCAGGAACGGGGCATGTCTATAGATGAGATTTTCAGGGAGGAATACAACTGA
- a CDS encoding GntR family transcriptional regulator, with product MADFDERRPIYLQIVELICRRVARGELPPGTRLPSLRDLSQELAVNPNTVQRAYQELERLGVAATRRGQGTFVAEVPDLVPRLRRELAARAADKYLQELQSLGLSPAEALRLLAERTKERDDDLARGGSTERK from the coding sequence GTGGCCGACTTTGATGAAAGGCGGCCCATTTACCTGCAGATTGTGGAGCTGATCTGCCGGCGGGTGGCGCGAGGCGAGCTGCCTCCCGGCACCCGCCTCCCCTCCCTGCGGGACCTCTCCCAGGAGCTGGCAGTTAATCCCAACACTGTGCAGAGGGCCTATCAAGAGCTGGAACGGCTGGGGGTCGCGGCCACCAGGCGCGGCCAGGGGACCTTTGTCGCCGAAGTGCCGGATCTAGTACCACGCCTGCGTCGGGAGCTGGCCGCCAGGGCTGCCGACAAGTACCTCCAGGAGCTACAGTCCCTGGGGCTCTCCCCTGCCGAGGCCTTACGTCTTCTGGCCGAAAGAACCAAGGAAAGGGATGATGACCTTGCCCGTGGTGGAAGTACGGAACGTAAGTAA
- a CDS encoding GntR family transcriptional regulator: MFQLDFRDRRPLHEQIKDQVKKLIITGVLQPDERIPSVRELAQMLAVNPNTIQRAYKELEAEGYIYSIRSKGSFVAQRDPTVSNPRREELLRELERNVAELMYLREPLENLIETIRAIYNKGGLSG, translated from the coding sequence ATGTTTCAACTTGATTTCCGGGACCGTCGCCCCCTCCACGAGCAGATTAAAGACCAGGTCAAGAAGCTTATCATCACCGGCGTCCTGCAGCCGGACGAGCGGATACCTTCGGTGCGCGAACTGGCCCAGATGCTGGCGGTCAACCCCAACACCATCCAGCGGGCCTACAAAGAGCTGGAGGCGGAAGGCTATATTTACTCCATCCGCTCTAAGGGGAGCTTTGTCGCCCAGCGCGACCCTACCGTCTCGAATCCCCGGCGGGAGGAACTGCTGCGGGAGTTGGAACGTAACGTCGCTGAGCTAATGTATCTCCGGGAACCGCTAGAAAACCTGATCGAAACCATCCGCGCCATCTATAACAAGGGAGGTTTGAGTGGGTGA
- a CDS encoding DUF6449 domain-containing protein: MIFKGSLFNKGLLVSDLKRFWWVSALYGLLLFLILPFSHMMQELPAEEWARDILKRSLDIFGGSAGIQALLICVVPVVLGVLVFGYLHSGRAAAWMHSLPCTRLTLFLSHSAAGLALLFLPVIINGLVLALLNITTPLQEYYSLADIFRWMGMTALFDALVFALTVLVGMFTGNTAAHLVLTYILQVLPNGLHVLMVENLSRWLHGYTPLSYPGELPYNFPLMMFASGTGREDFTAWVAAAYLLATVITFGLAYFIYRLRQVEAAGDVVAFPILRPVFKYGVTACCMLLAGAYFAAEYRSGPAVILWGYFLGSFVGYFVAEALLQKSLKVWSAYRGYLVYGVVVAVLVAGLASDVTGYVRRVPDPEEVRKVYFGSSLGQWIHVEKLKDVDPGDPRYGDQMFFEDRNNIAHIVRLHHELAADRSNKTGVTRYIIYTLADGTHLARRYEVDEREYASFLKPIYESLEYKEARFPVLNQDPEDIKMVVIDDHRVPKGPVVLSDREEIREFTARLKQDILGATFEEMTAGVRHHVIMDVVEEDGIAASYALVDGYRSVMTWLKQKGYYEGIILLPEEVEYVVLETPAPPGKAGEGTAPRRVEIRNRRLIEELLNIEASSEFVRGTRQILVTFYGKTAGGPFQYESFIDPTGPVSEELKIYIKQLE; the protein is encoded by the coding sequence ATGATATTCAAAGGGTCCTTATTTAACAAAGGCCTGTTAGTAAGCGATCTTAAGCGCTTCTGGTGGGTCAGCGCCCTGTACGGCCTGTTGCTTTTCTTAATACTCCCCTTCAGCCACATGATGCAGGAGCTTCCCGCGGAGGAATGGGCCCGGGACATCCTAAAAAGGTCCCTAGACATTTTTGGGGGCTCAGCCGGGATTCAAGCACTTCTCATCTGTGTAGTTCCCGTAGTCCTGGGAGTGTTGGTTTTCGGATATCTCCACAGCGGACGGGCGGCGGCCTGGATGCACAGCCTGCCCTGCACCAGGCTCACCCTATTCCTAAGCCACAGCGCGGCGGGGCTGGCCTTGCTTTTTCTGCCCGTTATCATTAACGGCCTGGTGCTGGCCCTCCTCAATATAACTACTCCTTTGCAGGAGTATTATTCCCTGGCGGACATCTTCCGCTGGATGGGTATGACGGCCCTCTTTGATGCCCTGGTTTTCGCCCTTACCGTTTTGGTCGGCATGTTTACGGGAAATACGGCGGCGCACCTGGTCCTTACCTACATTCTCCAGGTGCTGCCCAACGGGCTCCACGTCCTCATGGTGGAGAACTTGAGCCGCTGGCTCCACGGCTATACCCCCTTAAGTTACCCCGGCGAGCTGCCCTACAATTTTCCTCTCATGATGTTCGCCTCCGGCACCGGGAGGGAGGACTTTACCGCCTGGGTTGCGGCCGCCTATCTCTTGGCCACCGTCATCACCTTTGGCCTCGCTTACTTTATCTATAGATTACGGCAGGTAGAAGCGGCCGGTGATGTCGTCGCCTTCCCCATCCTGCGGCCCGTCTTCAAGTACGGAGTCACGGCCTGCTGCATGCTCCTCGCCGGAGCTTACTTCGCCGCCGAGTACCGGAGCGGCCCGGCGGTAATCCTCTGGGGATACTTCCTCGGCTCCTTCGTAGGTTATTTCGTAGCGGAAGCCCTGCTCCAGAAGTCTTTAAAGGTATGGTCCGCCTACCGCGGCTACCTTGTTTACGGAGTGGTGGTGGCCGTTTTGGTAGCGGGGCTGGCCTCCGACGTAACCGGCTATGTCCGGCGCGTCCCCGACCCGGAAGAGGTCCGGAAAGTTTATTTCGGCAGCAGTTTAGGACAATGGATTCACGTGGAGAAGCTCAAAGACGTCGACCCGGGGGACCCCAGGTACGGGGACCAAATGTTCTTTGAGGACCGGAACAATATCGCGCATATTGTCCGCCTCCACCATGAGCTGGCGGCAGACCGCTCTAATAAGACCGGAGTAACCCGGTATATCATCTACACCCTGGCCGACGGCACTCATTTGGCCCGACGCTACGAGGTGGACGAAAGGGAGTATGCTTCTTTCTTAAAACCTATTTACGAGTCCCTGGAGTACAAGGAGGCCCGGTTCCCAGTGTTGAACCAAGACCCGGAGGACATAAAAATGGTCGTAATCGACGATCACCGGGTGCCCAAGGGTCCGGTCGTTCTGTCCGATCGGGAAGAGATCCGGGAGTTCACGGCCAGGTTGAAGCAGGATATCCTGGGAGCTACCTTTGAAGAAATGACGGCAGGGGTGAGACACCACGTGATCATGGACGTGGTGGAGGAGGACGGGATAGCCGCGAGCTACGCCCTCGTCGACGGGTACAGGTCGGTTATGACCTGGTTAAAGCAAAAGGGGTATTACGAGGGCATCATCCTGCTGCCGGAAGAAGTGGAGTATGTTGTCCTGGAGACCCCGGCACCACCCGGCAAGGCCGGGGAAGGTACGGCGCCTCGGCGGGTCGAAATCAGGAACCGGCGGCTCATCGAGGAACTCCTTAATATCGAGGCTTCCTCCGAGTTTGTTAGAGGCACGAGGCAAATTTTGGTCACCTTTTACGGTAAAACGGCCGGGGGACCCTTCCAGTACGAGAGTTTCATCGACCCCACCGGCCCGGTCTCGGAAGAGTTAAAGATATATATAAAGCAGTTGGAGTAG